The genomic segment CGAATGGCTTTTCCCCTGTGAACAATCATAGCATTTACCACACTCATCAGAACTCACAACACATTTCAACTTACTGCTCAAAGATACTTCAAATGTGTTGTTAATTTTACATTCAAGAGTCTTGGCCATAAGAGCAGCACAACTATGTTACAGAGTACTAATACGGAACCAACTtctacagaaagaaagacattaaaaacatggtacataaaaagaaaaaaatgatataacaacatgctttttttttaatgaaaccaATTGTATGTGCCCAATTTGGTACTTAAATCATTTAAGGTGGCTAGAATCTatgcttttttctgttttttaggGTTGTTTTGCAGTTTATTCCAAGCTGATGGAGTTTCTGAAAAGTTGTATGGGCTGAATAGTGGCCCCAACAGTCATTACACCACCATGTTTTCCATATTAAACTACTAAATGCAAAGGGAAGAAGAAGTCTGAACTGcagtgaagaaaaaacacagcttGTGagttctcacctgtgtgtgttagtatatGTCGCTTGAGATGGTAGCTGCTCCGGAAAGCTCCGTAGCAGTGGTCACAGATGAAGTTCTTCTGGACTTTCAAGGAACTGTCGACATCCATATCGATTGGGGGAAGTAAAGGCtaacaacaagaagaaaattAGTTTAGACCAAAGTGAACGGCAAAAGCaaatctttaaatttaaatgtgtagttttaaGACCAATATTTACCTCCACCTTCTCTTTAACTTTGTGGGATGATCCTgattttttgtgctttttcttgGGTTGCATATTCTGGTTTGCCTGCATGTCCTTTTCATCCATCACTCTTGATGTGTGATAATCCCCATCCTTTCTAATCAGCTTTGAGTGGAAGAAATGGTAGGAGGTAAGCTTTAAACAGACTGCATGCTAGCTTGCAATCAAGccgaaaaatatatttacatcttttaaaaaaaaatcatctatGATTTATAAAATCTGATGTGCAAAAATAAGTTAATGTTTCAGAATACTGAATTAGAGCAATTAGTATCCAACCTTTGAGTTGTTTTCTGATGTACTGTTTATTTTAACTTCCATTTCACTTATCTATtaacaacttttctttttttcatgacaaCAAAGTTTAGGAATCTCAGCATTAACTGGATTTCCAACAGAGAGGCTCCTCTAGTGAGCGTAGCTGGAATCTCCCTCACCAGTGGTGGACAGCTCCCAGCTGACAGATGGCCCATGTGGCTGTTGTGGGGTTGTCCATGGTGAACCTGGTGCCCATGGTGGTTGTGGCTGTGCTGTGAATGGGTTTGGTGGCTCTCAGGACTGGCCCTATGCCCCTGACCCAAGGATGACATCATCTTCTTCTGGCCTGGAATGTTGTTGGCTTGCATCAGGGCCATGCTGGACAGCACTGCCTCGCAGCCCAGCAACCCAGCCTAGCAACGCAAACAACACGTCAGAGCAGAAAGAGTGGGCATCGGGACTCCTCACAGAGACATGGAGTcaggggaaggagggggagtCGAGTAATGGAAGGAACAGAGAAATGCACTGGCTTCAGGACTGGGAACACACAGTAAAACTATGATGGTGATTCTGGAGATGAAGAGACTTCCACTGACCCATTTCATATGGTCTCGAACATTGTTGGAATGGTGTGTCATCGCCGTAGTTTGAATGCGTGCGTGTTTGGGGTAACAGAGGGGGCTTCACTCAGGATGAGGGGCAATAGAAGAGACCACACCCACCCAAATCATCAAGGGCAAAAGCCTGAAAGTAGAGGCATGACAACATGATGCTGAGATTTGAACATGCTTGAATCAGGAGCTGGAATACCAGACCAACCTACTTTGATTTTGTAAAGCACACATGCTGGATATCATATATCCAGAAATGTAGGTTAAGCACTAATATGTGCAGAGTATCAGGCAGGAGAGCCCCAGTGGTTTGGTGCACACCATGTTTCCATGGCAGAAAAACTAAGAGCAAAgtggaagaaacaaaaagagggaaatcTGATGGAAAACATGAAGACAGTgttcaaaacaacaacaacaacaaagacatcTGTTTAGGAATGAAACATTAATCACACAAATTATTTGTACATGAGGTCGTCCTGAAAAGTATAAAAGGGGTGAGTGTctaaaaattgtgtttttctcatCTAAATGATGTACAGTTTTTATTATTCAACCCCCATTGCATTTTAGGTTTATTGGCAAAATTTAAAATTTTTCAGGTGTTTGCAATAAACAAACTACACAAGAACAGTTTAAATAGTATtataaaactaatattacaagGATGTTATCCAAATTCAACACTAAATCCTACTTTCAATAACTACTGCAGTCTCAAAAATATTCAACCCCTGAATAGAATTCCTCATGAGAGCACACATTTGCAAATCATGTGTGGTCTAAAGCACACTGATGCAACATATCAAGGGCTTCATTAGTTGCATCAGGTGTGCTTGATATACTGTAGAACCTCTCAAATACCTGGACTGTTGACGGTGACGTTTCATTGCATGTTAGAAATATGGCTGAGTCAAGAGAACTGTCCAAAACATTCAGAGAAAGGGTCATTACCTTGCACAAACAAGGAAAAGGATACAAAAAGATAGGAAAGGCGCTGAATGTTCCTAGAGATACAGTTGGAAGTATAGTTCGcaaatttaaagttaaaggaAGAGTGCCTACACTACCTGGACGTGGCAGAAAAAGGAAGCAAACCCAAGAATATTAGTGAACTGAAGGTCTTTTCCCATGAGGAAGGGGCCAAGACCCTCAGGAACGCTGCCAGAGGCTGCTGTGTGGATCATATGCATCACGTTTGCAGCAGGTCATCACAGCAAAAGGGTGCTCTACTAAGTACTAAAGATGCTTGTCATGGAGGGGTTAAATAATTTTGAGACTGCAGTCCATTATGTATGGACTTTATTATGCATCCATTAAAAGTGGCATTTTGTGTTGAATTTGGAGCAACCACTTGTAATATTAGTTGTGTTGAGCTATTTAAATTGttcttgtttgatttgtttattgcaAACAGCTGCTAGTTTGCACATTTTGCCAATAAACCTAATTTGCAGCGGGGGTTGAATAATTTTGATTGCAACTGTAGATGTATGCCTCTCAAAATGGAATAgagaaatgttaaatgttttctgaactgattgaaagaaaaatattataaaCACAACTTTATATTAGCTCAAGAAGTAAGCCAAATAAACTGAATCTACATCTTCGCAAAtcatatcattttttaaatgtttcataggACAAATTAACTGATGTGAGAGGCAATCTGTCACTACACTGAATTGTAATTCATGCAATGAAATTGCAAATGCGATGAACGTTGGTTCTCCATTTAGTCAATTGTGAAGTAATTCCAAAGCACGGCATGATAATGACTACACATCACAAACAAATCACCTTGGAATTAaaagtatgaaataaaaaaaacaaatacattttaccaTGAGCCTGTAACAATACAGACATGAGGTATGTTTCTGATGTCGTACAGTGTGCTGCATTCtctctttaaatgtgtgtgtgtagtgctaTGTCCTTTCAGTCAGTCATACCCTCTCAAAGTGGCccatttctttaatctttgtCTTTAATTACAGCTATTGATAAAACCCTGGTACACAGTTCCTGCTCATCATTATAACAATGTAGTTTTGTCTTGAAGTTAAACAGGAACCTTTGAAAGCTGTATGGCCACATCCATGGCACTGAACAGTAGAtgctttggtttggtttaaacacacatttccacCCTGCACATTACCCAAAACTGAACTGATTTTACCACAGGAAACATTATGGTGCAGTGTTATGACTGAACTATTATATAAGGCTATAAAAAAAGGGTCTCTAGcagatatatatgtatacatactgACCATGCTTAAAACGACTGATagtaaacagaaacactgtaatTCATCACTTTAGTGAGAGATATTTCTTTGTTGCTTTCCATTCATTTGTGTACTTTAATCTTAATAATAATCTGAGTTGGAGAGGTTACGAGTCCTACTTATCCTAAACAAACGTTTGATACCCTGTTGTGACGATGACCATCTCTAAAT from the Scomber japonicus isolate fScoJap1 chromosome 4, fScoJap1.pri, whole genome shotgun sequence genome contains:
- the znf740b gene encoding zinc finger protein 740b, whose translation is MTHHSNNVRDHMKWAGLLGCEAVLSSMALMQANNIPGQKKMMSSLGQGHRASPESHQTHSQHSHNHHGHQVHHGQPHNSHMGHLSAGSCPPLLIRKDGDYHTSRVMDEKDMQANQNMQPKKKHKKSGSSHKVKEKVEPLLPPIDMDVDSSLKVQKNFICDHCYGAFRSSYHLKRHILTHTGEKPFACDACDMRFIQRYHLDRHKRVHSGEKPYQCDRCHQNFSRTDRLLRHRRLCTVGISKEENQSCCDSRASGYSQDASAHPASWSPLQPSNNRLTV